One stretch of Armigeres subalbatus isolate Guangzhou_Male chromosome 2, GZ_Asu_2, whole genome shotgun sequence DNA includes these proteins:
- the LOC134214907 gene encoding SAGA-associated factor 29, which produces MPLTAEQAMLQVQERLRSLKSLIVEIETERKRNEPNIANTIRLAKMSSEEKSAAVNHKLKALYKTGLHDAIQEENLIRQALAKIQDIRNIRNERRIQARNAGNKETIRRGALMKMLQISAQTLPLFVSKPGEKIPHLCGCISADNSYVAKPGDMVAALVKGLEDEENWILAEVVQYISSTNKYEVDDIDEEQKDRHILSKRRIVPLPLMRANPETDGQALFPKGTTVMALYPQTTCFYKAVINQLPQTANEEYEVLFEDPTYADGYSPPLFVAQRYVIAIKQNKKVGANS; this is translated from the exons ATGCCGTTAACTGCGGAGCAAGCGATGCTTCAAGTACAG GAACGGCTTCGTTCCCTGAAATCCTTGATAGTGGAAATTGAAACGGAGCGTAAGAGGAATGAGCCAAACATCGCCAACACGATTCGGCTGGCCAAGATGTCTAGTGAAGAAAAATCAGCCGCGGTGAACCATAAATTAAAAGCTTTGTACAAAACAGGGCTCCATGATGCAATCCAGGAGGAAAATTTAATACGACAGGCACTGGCTAAAATCCAAGATATCAGAAATATTCGTAACGAACGCAGAATCCAAGCGAGGAATGCTGGCAATAAGGAAACAATTCGTAGAGGTGCACTCATGAAGATGTTACAAATTTCAGCTCAAACGTTACCGTTGTTTGTAAGCAAACCAGGGGAAAAGATTCCTCACTTGTGCGGATGCATATCGGCTGATAATAGCTATGTCGCTAAACCTGGTGATATGGTAGCCGCATTAGTAAAAGGCTTGGAGGATGAAGAGAATTGGATTTTGGCCGAAGTGGTCCAATACATTTCCTCGACAAACAAATACGAGGTGGATGACATAGATGAGGAGCAAAAGGACCGACACATCCTGAGCAAGCGTCGTATTGTACCGCTGCCACTGATGAGGGCTAATCCGGAAACCGATGGTCAGGCGCTCTTTCCGAAGGGTACAACCGTAATGGCTTTGTACCCTCAAACCACTTGCTTCTACAAGGCAGTCATCAATCAACTGCCTCAAACAGCCAACGAAGAATATGAAGTGCTGTTTGAGGATCCAACCTATGCCGATGGTTATTCTCCGCCATTATTCGTTGCCCAGAGATACGTCATTGCTATCAAGCAGAACAAGAAAGTCGGAGCCAACTCCTGA